From the genome of Mya arenaria isolate MELC-2E11 chromosome 5, ASM2691426v1:
TTGCTACTTATAATAAGGTTGACGAActgtaaaaatatgttgacGAAACAACTACCCATTTTGTACTTTAAAATAAGGTAGACGAAATGGTAAGGTGACGAAACATCCGGTACCCCTAGCGtgcatactgcatgaacgctaCATGCAACATtcctttatatttatatttttcactcattgtttttaatgtaagTTAACTTAAGGAGATTAATACAATATGGACATTTAACATcaaatttttgaaaaggaacgGCAGATATTCTTAATGTTACTTACCATTGGTCAAATGAAGTTGTGCTCATCAAATTAGTGTGcagcaatgaaataaaaaaatattttgtaggGGTGATCAGCTAATGCCACATGAACGTTAGTTTTTTCAACAGATAAGACTAGAGCAGTGTAAATATTCAAGCTTAATAATGGCTTACACTCATGTCTTTTCCAGTAGGTGGTGTTGTCAGACAAATGGAGTGCTTAGTGCAAGAAGGTTATAACTTGATACAAAAATAGAAGGCTTAATAACAGTCTTGCGTTAAGTGCTTGAAATGCTGATTAAATTATTTAGAAAAGTTCTGTGGAAAAGACTACCaaattctgtattttttcattgattaagtgaactataaaaaaaaaaaaatgcagccAAAGAGGCATTTAGGTGTTTATGTGTCCAATTTGGAGCTGAAATGATTTAAgattcttattttttctttaaaagacaAGTTGGGAATGTGTTAAAGACTCATTAAAAGGAAGAACATAAAAATagtcaaaatgataaatatgtattCCTAAAAAAGCCCATTATTGTggctaatgtttttttaattgggGCTGAAAGTAGGGCCCAAAAATTGTCTGTAGATAAACATAGAACATTTAGTACTTTCGTCAAATTTCATtagaaatacaagttgtttgtttGAGTGTTTGTAGTCATTATCTTTTCCAGATATGTTAACCAGCAGCAATAAATACCAGTAGTAATAAATACAGCAAGGAAGATGGCATCAGAACGAAGTGGTGGGGAAAGAACTGAGTTTCAGACCGCGGAAGAACAACATGAGCTtcttaaacatagaaaataCCTCAGCATTGTCAACTGCATGCCAAAACGATATGTTGTTGGAATAATGGCCTTCTTTGGATTCTGTAAGCTAGCGAATTGCataaattactatttttatgcCCTTAAAGGTGGGCATTATAAAAACACACCATCcatctatctgtctgtctgtctgtttttttgtgtccaggctgtaacttcgTCTTGCATTGatggattttgaaattacttaAAATACATAGATGACATGTTGTGTGCAAAATCTTTGTCCGTACCATAAACATTTGATTTGCAACTTAACATTTAAGTGGCAATTATACACTGATAAAGAATTGCTCATTCCAAGTCTGTAGGATgtggcttgtccttgtagtttcaatttgttttgaatttacattaaaatcaTTCTCAGATATTgcttataattatcattattcatAAAGTTTTCTTTACTACTTTATATTACTGTACTTTTGTATGTTGTAGGCAATATCTATGCTCTACGAGTGAATCTCAGCGTCGCGATTGTGGCCATGACAGAGAATCAAACCAAACACATCGGAGGAAATAAAACTGTGGTACATTAACATTATAACTCAAAGTTGTTCATAATTTTGCATGGAATGTAGTTCAGGCTTTTAGATATGTGTCATTCTGATGAGTTAATTACCTATTGTGTGGATTAAACCTACAACCTCTTTGATGTCAGGGGCGGATCGAGGACTTgtcgttagagggggcgtaactttaGAGCATAATTTTTCAACTTGCGCCTCTCCATGAGAACTGAAATTTagttggtttaaagtgttggaaGGGGGTTTATGGGGGTACtcaaccaaaaaaaaaattaacaatttctagtccatgcattttgggcatattttaaaccttttttttctaccatgttgaaataaaatgtaaacttggaTTTTAGGGGGCACAATTAGATTGCAGAACCATCAAAAAGGCTGATtgtaataaaattgatatttacttaaagaaaacataacacCATTATTTTGAACTttgttaacaacgtgattagctacatcattgttaactttaaatggTGAACTATTTTGTAACTCTGTACGTTtgtcattgttaactttaaatggTGAACTATTTTGTAACTCTGTACGTTtgtcattgttaactttaaatggTGAACTATTTTGTAACTCTGTACGTTtgtcattgttaactttaaatggTGAACTATTTTGTAACTCTGTACGTTtgtcattgttaactttaaatggTGAACTATTTTGTAACTCTGTACGTTtgtcattgttaactttaaatggTGAACTATTTTGTAACTCGCtcatatatttagataaaagaTGTTCAGCTGAAAAGGTATCTCTCGAAAATTGTTCCAGAGcattaaagatttgaaagttaacaaggATGAAGTTTAcagtgttgtttttaaaaaattctgaacaatctgcACCATATTTATTACAGACCATATACCCAGACTTTACGTATGACGCTCACACAAAGGGAATTATCCTGGGGTCTTTTTTCTATGGATACATTTTGACACAGATACCGGGAGGtaagtttgttattattttagcATGTGAAATCTGCAAAAAGGTTTTGAACTTATTTTAAGGTAGCTTGTGGAGGAGAATTGTGTGTAAAAGTAATAAATCTTTGTTTAGGTCATCAGCCTGTTTAGGGCCAGAAGTATGTTTGAAGAAACTTAGTGATTGGCTGTTTCGATTGGCTGTTTCACTCTTCTGATCCTGCCTTGTGCCCTCgtaatctaaatatttttaaatcatttgttgtATGTTGAATTGTTTTTACAGATTACTTGGCAATGGGCTTAGTCAGGAAGTATCTGATGGGCGGGGGATGGGAGGGGATGGGGTTCTTGTCAGCCTTTCTTCACCATGCATATCCAGCAGTATGGTGGAGCATCTACTTGCTTAACAactttagttttccaaattgtTCCTATAAGCTGCCTTGCAAAGCATCTGGGGGCAAGTATTTTTAGACAACTCTATCCAAGCTGCTGACACCATTGCTTAACAAACTTTGTTTTCCAAATTGTTCCTATAGGCTGCCTTGCAAAGCGTCTTGGCAGGGAGTTCCTTTTTTAGGACAGAACTTTCAGACAGCCCTCCTCAAGCTGCTGACACCATTGTGTGAACGCTGGAGCTTCTACTTGCTTAATAAGCTTTGTTTTCCAAGTTGTTCCTATAGGCTACCTTGCAAAGCATTTGGGCAGAAAGTACCTTTTTTTGGCCGGTATTTTCAGACATCCTTTTCACATTGCTAAGCTTGCTGTGTATAGGATGAAGCAATTCTATATGCTAAATAACTTCAGTTTGTTCCTACAGGTTACCTGGCAACACGCCTGGGCGGGAAGTACCTTTTTGGAGGAGGTGTATTTCTTACCGCCCTTTTCACTCTGATAACACCATTGTGTGCACGCTGGAGTGTCTATCTGCTTGTGGCTGTCCGAGTCTTAGAGGGATTGTTTGAGGTATTTGTCTCGGTATTtgagtttctttttttttaataaaaacgtcATTAAATTGCTGTTATAACCTTGTAGTCATCGATGCTGTTAATGTTGCAACTCTTACGATGCTGTATCAGCCATAACTTAGacatttttaatgatattgacaTGAAAACTACAATTTGTCAACAACAACGACTTTCATAAAATCTGTCTTGCAAGATCCTCCACTCAGGCTTAAATACttattgagttatgtcccttggtGAACTGAAAAATGGATGCATGAAAGTTGTGGTGATGTTGTGTGAACTCTTTGCACTAACAATCTCATGCTGTAATGGAGATTTTTTGTGCACATGAATATGTGTGCAAGAATCATTTTCTGTTTTAGGGTGTGACCTATCCATCCATTCATGCCATCTGGTCAAAGTGGGCCCCACCTCAGGAGAAAACTAAGCTGGCTACTCTTGCGTTTTCTGGTAGAACGTTGTTTTCTTACAATTCTTAAACTCATATTTCAGGAAATTATTAACACATTAATCTGAAACAATCTTTCTGgtatgtagaaaaaaatatttatgtccATGGTAACCATCATTGGagcataaataaaaaacattcggagctcctcggccattttattgaaaacaacctcagatttatgccggtacatctgttgaagtagttcgtaaaattttgaattatatcattagttaaatgtagtgttttagagttgtatttattgatctaagtttaaatttattgtcattgaattgtaatatagcaaacataatgaagaatcccaagagttaagtcacaaagtttaactgctaataaaattactacgcgatctacttgcagcggacttaaacgtaccactttttgagtgtgtaaaccgtccaaatacatccgaggttgttttctaagagaatggccgaggagttccgaatgaaataaaaaaaatggctgtTAGGGTGGTTTAGTGGTAAAGGTGTGAACCTATCGTCTAAGGGATAGTGAGTTCGAGCCCTGCCAGAGACAAGCTTTAAGTCTCTCAGAAATGGTCGCCGATGCTGAAGCtgaactgaaaataatttaaaggcAGTAACTGTGTTTCAGGTTCGTACATCGGGACAGTAATCTCCCTTCCCATGTCTGCTGCCCTCGCCCAGACCTCGGCTGGCTGGCCCAGTATTTTCTACGTTTTTGGTAGGTAAAACATTGATGGGCATATCATTGACTCAGTTAGTGTTGGGAATTGGTTCCAGTATGCCTATGGATAATCAATTctactcaagtaaccgattatcgatagtacaatcggtttctGACCttgctatactactcacccaagcgtcggcgtcggcgttggcgtcacaccttggttaaggttttgcgtgcaagcacacataggttaatatctcagcaactacttgaggtattgcattgagacttcatacaatggtcctcaaccatccaacctaattaattaaccaagttagataactctagtttgcatttaatgcaagtaATTGGCCTTTAtcattcgacttagaaattctggttaaggttttgcatgcaagcacacattggttaatatttcagcaactacttaaggtgatgcattgagacttgatacttggtactcaaccatccaacctacttaattaaccaagttaaataactctagttttcattaaactcaaataatggccccttctttattcaacatagacattttggttaaggttttgcatgtaaccacttttaagttaATACCTCAgggaatacatcatgtattgcattgaaactttacacacaggctcccaaccatttagccttcttctttaatcaagtaagatatctttcatattatataatttttggcCCTTtcttatgcgacttagaaattctggttaaggtcttgcatgtaagttcacataggataatatctcagcaactacttgatgtattgcattgagactttatacaatggtattcaaccacccatcataattgaataaccaagatagataactgtattttgtaaataattgccctttattattagacttaaaaaatctggttaaaatttaccatgtaaccacatttatgttaatatctcagcacatcatgtattgcattgaaatctaatctaacagtgatccatgcatgttttgccaaaactttacaatccatacactgaaaagcggcggaatagtcgagcgcgcttgtctctgtgacagctcttgttctatTTATAAGCGATAACAACTgaatacttaataaataaactcAAAGCAGAAAATAGGCATAAATGAACGGAACACAAATATcaggaagaaaaacaaaaactaacTTGCTGGTTGAATCGATGATCaattatgaccaaatacaatcgattgaCGCCGACCACAGGCCCAACAAATCAATTTTCAACtttaatcgatcatcggaacatcaatAGTCTCTGTTTATTCTAAACAAATcctgttttttgttattatgcCAGGCAGGGAGGCATTCAATAGTCACACTGTCTGgctgtatgtctgtctgtctgttctTTAAGACCTGGCCTAAGCTGTAACTCTGTAATTATAAATGAGATTTCAATCAAACTTAAGCGAATTGTTCAGCACCATGCTTAAAATTCATGTTCTCATTTTAAAGGTCATCCTTACACTTGAGGTCAATGTTCCATAATTTGGATTTCATAGAAAACAACTTGATTTTGTAACATTAATTGGAACACATATTACTGCATACTGAAAGGTAGTTTAGAAGTGGTCCAAAGCCATTTGTATAGggtgggtgtgtaagcttatttatactcgcactcgggccttgcccattcggcgagtgctccgttaagattgttagtcattttaggtttttggagcaatgtgcacagacagaatgtaaccctggttagagctaccctggttctttaacgtgcaccagtgtatagcactgtcacacgggacccccatttaacgtccctcccggaagacaattagttttttttagtgatgcgacgggggatcgaacctgcgacccctggattgatagtcaagtgtgttacctcaagaccacggatccgccactcaattgtataaaactggttaagcCCTTAAATGGGTTGGTTAAAGTTGGCCAAAACGTTTATTAATTGGTCAAAATGTATCCaattttaaccaatgaaatcatGTGAAGGTGCAAACTAGCCTAAAGATAAACTGTTGACAACTTAATATCCAAGGTTTATAGtataaactttatacaatgggcTGCTAGTTTATTCCATTGTGTGACCGTAGTGACAGAGAGCCCCACTAAGCATCCTACAATCCAGGAAATCAACACCTTAAagtcaatgtatttttatcactACAAAAAggtaacatacatgtaaatgagGATGAAACCCCTTTTTGATAGGCAAAATTTAGGGACTTTTCAAGATTAAGAAGTCATAACAGAATATGCAGAATTTCAAAATTTGGCAATTTTCGATACACAAACtctcaaaatagttttaaagtaTTCGTTACACAGGATTTGGGTAAAAGATGAAGGCGAAGAGTGGGTTACACACAGATGAGTACTAATGTTAACTGTAATACAGGTAGTATAGCGGTGCTTTGGTTCTTCATGTGGTGCTACCTTGTGGCAGAGAGTCCTGCTAAACATCCAACCATCTCTAATGCCGAGCTTGAGTATATTCAGGGAAATATTGGCTACACTGACGAACAAGTACAGGTGGGTTTACAGTTATATTTTAAAGCCGTACAAGAAAGTGACTCTGGAGAAGTAATACAGTAGTCTGTGATCAAGATCTTGTTACTATtttcagattaaaaaaatacaaaagggTGATAGTGGTAAAGGTGATAACCTCTCACCCAAAAGGTTAtaggtttgatccccaccagggtgggAATAGTCtgggtgtctgcctctcacccaggAGGTTATAGGTTTGATCCCTACCTGGGTGGGAATGGtctaggtgtctgcctctcacccaaaaggTTATGGGTTTGATCCACTCCAGGGTGGGAATGGTCTAGCTGTTGGCCCcacacccaagaggttgtgggtttgatcataCTTTCTCATGACCTCACAAAATGATCACCAGTTCTGGCTTCTACCCAAGAAACATATTGGAGACTGATTCATATCATTTTTAAGCTGTCTCGGCTTGGACACATTGATCATcaagctaaaaaaaaaattaaatgtttgttaattgtTGAAGATAAAATTGCAATTGCAATACATGGTTCCAATGTGGTCTGGGAAAAATTACTGGCTCCTGGGAAATATCaggaaaaattaaaaaattagCCTTGTCAAGGAAATCTGTCAAAATCAGAGAGAACTATCAATTAAGCCAGTGCTTTATAACCAAGCGGGTGACAACAATTGTAAATTGGCCATTTACAAAATCAGAAATATTGTAAAGTAGAACACACTTTAATTAATGCCATGAGTTGCCGATATTTAAGATATGGAAGCATTCTAGTTTGTAGAAACTGATTAAGGTGAAATAGTCacattagaatgttcattattatgatataattatggcCTCCGGTCCAATCATTTATCATGgaaacatatatcattgttgcaGGTATAACAGCTATTCTCAACTTGTGAGAAAGCTTTCTCATACTTTGATCATTTAAtttggttgctatggcaacTAAACTAGTGGAAATACAACACTCAAACTTGATTTTAGGAATAATTCAAGAGTTTATAGTTATGCTTATGAAACTAATGGTATGTGAATTGAGCACAATTAGGAGAATATGAACTACAAAGAATATGGTTGCTATGGTAACAGTAAAATGTTGATCTCTTTCCATCTTTCATCCTTCAATATCTAAAGAAGCATGCATTAACCTAGGTCTATTAGAGTTGCTATTTgatatttggtaaaattttaGTGACAATTCATCATTTAATCTGGATATTGACACAACTCAAAGTGAATTAAAGTGATgcatttacaataaacattatgcaattatcaaaatatcatgacacatgtaaataatgtttttaaaaatgccaaaaatgaTCCTTCTGTTTTTCAGGATGTTAGTCCACCCTGGCGCAGCATTCTGACAAGTCTGCCGGTGTGGGCGATTGTTGCAGCTCACTTTGCAGAGAACTGGGGATTCTACACTTGGCTTACTGAGCTGCCCACATTCATGAATAATGTCCTGCATTTTAACATGTATCAGGTTTGAAAGTAATTTTGGGTACTGTGCGTATATGTTAAAACCAGGTCTGAAAGCAATTTTGGGTACTGTTCATGTATGTTAAAACCAGGTTTGAAAGCAGTTTTTGGTGctgtttatgtatgttaaaaCCTGGTTTGAAAGCAGTTTTGGGTTCTGTGCATGTATGTTAAAACCTGGTTTGAAAGCAGTTTTGGGTACTGTTCATGTATGTTAAAACCAGGTCTGAAAGCAATTTTGGGTACTGTTCATGTATGTTAAAACCAGGTTTGAAAGCAGTTTTTGGTGctgtttatgtatgttaaaaCCAGGTTTGAAAGCAGTTTTGGGTTCTGTGCATGTATGTTAAAAccagttttgaaagcaattttGGGTACTGTTCATGTATGTTAGAATCAGGTTTGAAAGTAATTTTGGGTTCTGTGCATGTATGTTAAAACCAGGTTTGAAAGCAGTTTTTGGTGCTGTGCATGTATGTTAAAACCAGGTTTGAAAGCAGTTTTGGGTTCTGTGCATGTATGTTAAAACCAGGTTTGAAAGCAGTTTTGGGTTCTGTTCATGTATGTTAAAACCAGGTTTGAAAGCAGTTTTGGGTTCTGTTCATGTATGTTAGAACCAGGTTTGAAAGCAGTTTTGGGTACTGTTCATGTATGTTAGAACCAGGTTTGAAAGCAGTTTTGGGTACTGTTCATGTATGTTAGAACCAGGTCTGAAAGCAGTTTTGGGTACTGTTCATGTATGTTAGAGCCAGGTTTGAATGCAGTTTTGggtactgtacatgtatgttaaaaccAGGTTTGAAAGCAGTTTTGGGTTCTGTTCATGTATGTTAAAACCAGGTTTGAAAGCAGTTTTGGGTACTGTACATGTCTGTTAGAACCAGGTTTGAATGCAGTTTTTggtactgtacatgtatgttagaTCCAGGTTTGAATGCAGTTTTGggtactgtacatgtatgttagaTCCAGGTTTGAAAGCAGTTTTGGGTACTGTACTGTACAATTATGTATGTTACTTTAAGTATAAGCAAAGGGCTAGGGCTTACTGTCATTGgctattgattttcattttgtaaacttTCTCAATCATTATCATTCCTTTTTTTTGCTCATAGATATGTTTAGAGTTAAATTCAAGTTTTAATAACTTGATGCATGACTCAGAAATGTTTGAACATACACATTTCCAATGACCACCTTagatttaactttattttaagcatataATCTGAGTGTTTTTATTAGACATAAAAATCGATTGGCCAATTCGTGAATCAAATCATTTTGGCGTGTCGAAGAAGGGTAAGTATAAAAACTATACTGAATACAGCCTCTTACACTGGTAAACCTTTGTGTTCCATGGTAGATTATTAGAAAGGCAAATTGTTTATGCTCTTATTTGTCCCCTTATCCCGGTTTCCTAGCTGCTCTGGCTCATCTGATGATGCCTTTTGTTGAACTAAGCAGAATCTTCTccagtgtttttattttgaccaATTTGGGGCCAGAGTTCAGCCCCTTTCACAATGCTACAAAGTTTACAGTTTCCCCaagattgaaaacaaaaaatactttgtcatattttcatcaaaatctcAGTCCCCTCAACCATTTTTGTATGAAAGAATTGGTgtaaacttaataaaaaataattaaaaaaaattgtttattttttaaggcATTCTAGTTTATTTCTAGGCAAAATTGGAATTCCCaattttattttcgaaattacACATTTTTCCCAATCAGAAAGGCAGTGGACCAATTCCCAATATTGTAAGAGGAAAAAAACTGTGTCTCAGAGATATGTCcctatatataaaattatatgtttactAATGTACACTTTCTCTTTTAATTCAGGCTGGTTTCCTGGCCGCTTTACCATACCTAGTTATGGCGTTTGTGGTGCAGGGTAGCGGACATCTTGGTGACTTCCTACGAGGGCGGGTCCAAGTCTCCACTGAGGCTGTGAGGAAAATCTTCACTTGTGGAGGTAAGGatagttaaaaaaagaaatcaaatccATTGGTAAAGTCAAGTAAAGCAAGTGAAGATTACTGAAATTAAAACCATTATATAAATTGTCTAGGTGCTGGAAAGCTATTATGTTGTTGAACTGTGGGATAACCCTGTTTACAGATGGAGCAGGGCAATCAAAAGTTGTCTGCTCTCTATTTTCCTCCAAAATTTACcaaatttgcttaaaaaaagACATTCTGTGCTCTGTTATCTATGTTATCTGTTATTTATGCCTTCAtttgtttgaacatgtttaacaactcattaaattttatgtacttatttgtttattgagaaaaacaccaaaaactTCATCTCAAGTATCATTCCTGTTTGTCCAGCATTGCCGGCCCAAAGGGTTTTCATGATAGCAGCTAGCTGGCTATTCTACATCCTGCACATTGTGTATGGCAGTGGCATAACTATATATAGGCCTTGTGTATGGCAGTGGCATAACTATATATAGG
Proteins encoded in this window:
- the LOC128235295 gene encoding vesicular glutamate transporter 1-like, with translation MASERSGGERTEFQTAEEQHELLKHRKYLSIVNCMPKRYVVGIMAFFGFCNIYALRVNLSVAIVAMTENQTKHIGGNKTVTIYPDFTYDAHTKGIILGSFFYGYILTQIPGGYLATRLGGKYLFGGGVFLTALFTLITPLCARWSVYLLVAVRVLEGLFEGVTYPSIHAIWSKWAPPQEKTKLATLAFSGSYIGTVISLPMSAALAQTSAGWPSIFYVFGSIAVLWFFMWCYLVAESPAKHPTISNAELEYIQGNIGYTDEQVQDVSPPWRSILTSLPVWAIVAAHFAENWGFYTWLTELPTFMNNVLHFNMYQAGFLAALPYLVMAFVVQGSGHLGDFLRGRVQVSTEAVRKIFTCGAFAFQVVFMIAAGYSTSRTSCMVCLTIAVGIGGFAWGGFSVNHLDIAPQFASILMGLSNTFATLPGIISPYLTGVIVTTKGDPGQWQIVFYLAAIIYIFGAIVYGLLASGVRQKWAEVMTGYLPHHEVIITTMPETHQE